A genomic stretch from Orcinus orca chromosome 14, mOrcOrc1.1, whole genome shotgun sequence includes:
- the NKX6-2 gene encoding homeobox protein Nkx-6.2, translating to MGPSWSARPAGARADGGGAGQWPGRGRRQPISTRAAWGPRGYQRVQPARRGAAPTGPGAATAAARSTPAAAHPAPEPPTSLAPAIRAVGARTPSPRCSRRPPGSRANFPGRRARAAAAGPGWAPGPAAAAPMDANRPGAFMLSSAPLAALHNMAEMKTSLFPYALQGPAGFKAPALGGLGAQLPLGTPHGISDILGRPVGAAGGGLLGGLPRLSGLASSAGVYFGPAAAVARGYPKPLAELPGRPPIFWPGVVQGSPWRDPRLAGPAQASGVLDKDGKKKHSRPTFSGQQIFALEKTFEQTKYLAGPERARLAYSLGMTESQVKVWFQNRRTKWRKRHAAEMASAKKQQDSDAEKLKAGGSDAEDDDEYTRPLDPNSDDEKITRLLKKHKPSNLALVSPCGGGAGDAS from the exons ATGGGCCCTTCATGGAGTGCGCGGCCAGCGGGGGCGCGCGCAGACGGCGGGGGCGCTGGCCAATGGCCGGGCCGCGGTCGCCGGCAGCCAATCAGCACGCGCGCCGCCTGGGGGCCCCGCGGTTATCAGCGCGTCCAGCCCGCGCGGCGCGGCGCCGCTCCGACCGGCCCCGGAGCCGCCACCGCCGCAGCGCGGAGTACCCCCGCCGCCGCCCACCCCGCGCCGGAGCCGCCGACCTCCCTCGCGCCCGCCATCCGCGCCGTCGGCGCCCGCACCCCGAGCCCCCGCTGCAGCCGGCGCCCGCCGGGGTCGCGCGCAAACTTCCCGGGCCggcgggcgcgggcggcggcggcggggcccggATGGGCGCCcgggccggcggcggcggcgcccatGGACGCTAACCGCCCGGGCGCGTTCATGCTGAGCAGTGCGCCGCTGGCCGCGCTACACAACATGGCCGAGATGAAGACGTCGCTGTTCCCGTACGCGCTGCAGGGCCCGGCCGGCTTCAAGGCGCCCGCGCTGGGCGGCCTCGGCGCGCAGCTGCCGCTCGGCACCCCGCACGGCATCAGCGACATCCTGGGGCGGCCCGTGGGCGCGGCGGGCGGCGGCCTCCTGGGCGGCCTGCCCCGTCTCAGTGGGCTCGCCTCGTCGGCCGGCGTCTACTTCGGGCCCGCGGCCGCCGTGGCGCGCGGCTACCCCAAGCCTCTGGCCGAGTTGCCCGGGCGCCCGCCAATCTTCTGGCCTGGCGTGGTGCAGGGCTCGCCCTGGAGGGACCCGCGCCTGGCCGGCCCGG CCCAGGCCAGCGGGGTCCTGGACAAGGACGGCAAGAAGAAGCACTCACGGCCGACCTTCTCGGGCCAGCAGATCTTCGCGCTGGAGAAGACTTTCGAGCAGACCAAGTACCTGGCGGGGCCGGAGCGCGCGCGCCTCGCCTACTCCCTGGGTATGACCGAGAGCCAAGTCAAG GTGTGGTTCCAGAACCGGCGGACGAAGTGGCGCAAGCGGCACGCCGCGGAGATGGCGTCGGCTAAGAAGCAGCAGGACTCGGACGCCGAGAAGCTGAAGGCGGGCGGCTCGGACGCGGAGGACGACGACGAGTACACCCGGCCCCTGGACCCCAACTCGGACGATGAGAAGATCACGCGGCTGCTCAAGAAGCACAAACCCTCGAACTTGGCGCTGGTCAGCCCgtgcggcggcggcgcgggggaCGCCTCGTGA